A region of Drosophila suzukii chromosome 2L, CBGP_Dsuzu_IsoJpt1.0, whole genome shotgun sequence DNA encodes the following proteins:
- the net gene encoding uncharacterized protein net — MANATPEKLYMQLSASELAAIIMKDSPNSNDRDAGFCSASSESEGGDDLAVEHARSGSPNIGAKGTDDSADFKPIALIRNKRKSTEPSKVVGLSSTPSSSMSGPPVNASMNATGPLKKRIRYTSSADSAVVLTPPAIESPPPINCLPSTLSLEHEIMPNPAHIFVRHPGVTTLHRPFAADPEQLEPLALVTKKNKCADIAAPKAEMYSTLLNGKQPAAKKTLQKKAPKISSSSAMLDASLSDEDLCKPGMASDMPRPHQHQRNYKNMTRERRIEANARERTRVHTISAAYETLRQAVPAYASTQKLSKLSVLRVACSYILTLSRMAGEDYSADQSEPSIAECLEAVTSTIQTEGKVKRKKDE, encoded by the exons ATGGCGAATGCCACCCCAGAAAAACTTTACATGCAATTAAGCGCATCGGAATTAGCTGCAATTATTATGAAAG ATTCACCCAATTCCAACGACCGTGATGCGGGTTTTTGTTCCGCCAGTTCGGAAAGCGAAGGCGGAGACGACCTGGCCGTCGAGCACGCGCGCAGTGGCAGTCCCAACATCGGGGCAAAAGGAACAGACGATTCGGCGGACTTCAAGCCAATAGCACTCATCCGCAACAAACGCAAGAGCACGGAACCCTCCAAGGTCGTAGGCTTATCGAGCACCCCGTCTAGCTCCATGTCTGGCCCTCCGGTCAATGCGAGTATGAATGCGACAGGTCCGCTTAAAAAACGCATACGATACACCTCTTCGGCCGATTCGGCGGTAGTGCTGACACCTCCTGCCATAGAGTCTCCACCGCCCATCAATTGTTTGCCTTCCACGTTAAGCTTGGAGCACGAAATTATGCCAAACCCGGCTCACATATTCGTCCGTCACCCGGGAGTTACTACCCTTCACCGACCGTTTGCTGCCGATCCCGAACAGCTAGAACCACTCGCATTAGTGACCAAGAAGAATAAGTGTGCTGACATTGCGGCGCCAAAAGCGGAGATGTACTCCACCCTTTTGAATGGGAAGCAGCCAGCTGCCAAAAAGACGTTGCAGAAAAAGGCGCCAAAGATATCAAGCTCATCTGCAATGCTGGACGCAAGTCTCAGCGATGAGGATCTGTGCAAGCCGGGAATGGCATCTGACATGCCGCGACCTCACCAGCATCAGCGCAATTACAAGAATAtgacgagggagcgccgcatCGAGGCAAACGCTCGGGAGCGGACCCGTGTCCACACCATATCCGCCGCCTACGAAACGCTTCGCCAAGCGGTTCCAGCCTATGCCAGCACTCAGAAACTATCCAAGCTCTCCGTGCTGCGGGTGGCCTGTTCCTATATACTGACCTTGAGCAGAATGGCTGGCGAGGACTACAGCGCCGATCAATCGGAGCCGTCTATTGCCGAGTGCCTGGAAGCCGTGACATCTACCATTCAAACCGAAGGAAAGGTGAAGCGGAAGAAGGACGAGTAA